A stretch of DNA from Leptotrichia sp. oral taxon 215 str. W9775:
ACTCCTGAAGAGATATTTGGACCTTTATCAATAAAACAGCTCCAGAATGATAAATTTGAGAGAAATACGGAAGGATATATGCCTTCCAGCAGGATTGTCTTTTTAGATGAGATTTTTAAGGCAAATTCTTCGATACTTAATACACTTCTTACAATATTAAATGAAAGGGTTTTCCATAATGGTCTAAAAAGGGAAAAAACCCCTCTAATTTCGCTTATAGGGGCATCAAATGAACTTCCGTTTGAAAATGATGAACTGACGGCCTTATACGACAGATTTTTAATAAGAGCCGTAGTTGGTTATGTAAGTGATGACGAGATAGAAGAACTTCTGGATATAAAAGAAACAGATATGGAAATACCTGCTGAAATAAAATTTACAGAGTCTGATTTAAATGAAATAAAAAATGAATCAGAAAAAGTAAGAGTTACTTCCGGGATAAAAAGAACAATTATGCAGATAAGACAGGAGTATAATAAAATTTTTGCTGAAGATAATCATGAAATAATTTCTGACAGAAAGCTTGTAAAGATGGTAAAATTACTTAAAGTTTCTGCATATTTAAATGGAAGGGATAAGGTGGATTTTTCAGATTTAATGATTCTGACAAACTGCCTGTGGAATAATCCTGAAAATATTGAGAAGGTTACAAAGCTTGTTTTAGAAGCGGTAAAAAGAAATGTTGCAAAGGATGAGGAGTAATCTGGAAGTTAATCTGGATTGGAAAGATTGGAAATTGTTGAAATGGAAAAGTGGAGCGGTAAAGAGGCAGTGAGTAAAGTGAAAGTATACAAATAAAATATGTAAATAAAGTATGTAAATAAAATATATAACCATAGAAAGAGTGAAAAGAAAGGAGAGATACAGGCAGAGGAGGAGTTTTAGCCTGTCTGTAAAGGGCTACATGACAATAGATGAAATAAAAGGTGTTACCGAAGAGGAAATAAACCTTGAAATATTAGGAATACTGAATGAAGAAAAGGAAATAAACCTTCTTGAAATGACAAGGGAATGTGAAAAGTCTGACAGGAAGCAGTTTATGAATTTTGTTTTTAGAGAACTTATAGATATGGAAGACAATGATATCGAC
This window harbors:
- a CDS encoding AAA family ATPase; this translates as MNKYTLREKIEKNLEILNSGLVGKEKVMKLGLLSILSGENMILVGPPGTAKSEISRRLREILADTDSETYFEYLFTKFTTPEEIFGPLSIKQLQNDKFERNTEGYMPSSRIVFLDEIFKANSSILNTLLTILNERVFHNGLKREKTPLISLIGASNELPFENDELTALYDRFLIRAVVGYVSDDEIEELLDIKETDMEIPAEIKFTESDLNEIKNESEKVRVTSGIKRTIMQIRQEYNKIFAEDNHEIISDRKLVKMVKLLKVSAYLNGRDKVDFSDLMILTNCLWNNPENIEKVTKLVLEAVKRNVAKDEE